From a region of the Vibrio orientalis CIP 102891 = ATCC 33934 genome:
- a CDS encoding 4a-hydroxytetrahydrobiopterin dehydratase, whose amino-acid sequence MLNELRCEACNSSAVALGAEERRLLLTELNDWQMVERDGIPQLEKVYKFKNYKLAWVFANQVSELAEAEFHHPSILLEWGKVTVTWWSHSIKGLHQNDFICAAKCDQF is encoded by the coding sequence ATGCTTAATGAATTACGCTGCGAAGCCTGCAATAGCAGTGCGGTAGCTCTAGGTGCAGAAGAACGACGACTGCTACTGACAGAATTAAATGATTGGCAAATGGTAGAGCGTGACGGTATTCCGCAGCTTGAAAAAGTGTATAAGTTTAAAAACTATAAGTTAGCGTGGGTGTTCGCGAATCAGGTTTCTGAGCTTGCTGAAGCAGAGTTTCACCATCCTTCTATATTACTTGAGTGGGGCAAGGTGACAGTTACTTGGTGGAGTCATTCAATCAAGGGGCTACATCAGAATGATTTTATCTGCGCGGCAAAATGTGATCAGTTTTAA
- a CDS encoding class I SAM-dependent DNA methyltransferase, with product MANTWDDVAANWDTEVSTNTYADKAFESLKSVVDVMGLHILDFGCGTGLLSQRMSPTAKDIVALDSSESMIEQLDNKELENVEPVVDILSRGLVAMHPAFRAQFDLVVASSVCSFLPNYSDVADIVYSLIDEGGYFVQWDWLSDKDEVGGMTIGHAQQVLTSVGFEEVVVTTPFEVETPQGTLKVLMAVAKK from the coding sequence ATGGCTAACACTTGGGACGATGTCGCAGCAAACTGGGATACGGAAGTATCGACGAATACCTATGCAGATAAAGCGTTCGAATCGCTAAAAAGTGTTGTAGATGTGATGGGGTTACATATCCTTGATTTCGGTTGCGGAACAGGCCTATTGAGCCAACGCATGTCGCCAACAGCGAAAGACATTGTTGCGCTAGACAGCTCCGAATCAATGATTGAGCAACTGGATAATAAAGAGCTTGAGAATGTAGAGCCTGTTGTTGATATACTAAGCCGTGGCTTGGTGGCAATGCATCCAGCTTTTAGAGCGCAGTTTGATCTTGTGGTTGCATCCTCTGTATGCAGTTTCTTACCAAATTACTCAGATGTAGCTGACATTGTTTATAGCCTTATTGATGAAGGTGGTTACTTCGTACAATGGGATTGGTTGTCTGACAAAGATGAAGTTGGCGGTATGACAATTGGCCATGCACAGCAAGTATTGACCAGCGTTGGTTTTGAAGAGGTTGTGGTAACTACACCATTCGAGGTCGAAACGCCGCAAGGAACATTGAAAGTGTTGATGGCTGTTGCGAAAAAATAG
- a CDS encoding acetoacetate--CoA ligase, translating to MSQSDTHLPSPVWVPSPDRIESSNLKQFIKHVNFQGDSLDNYAELQRWSVENKKDFWLEVWQFCDVIGYKGDCILGEGLAKWGTFTPSRDTIWFPQSQLNYAENLLAYAFQAPEDIAIWFKNEQGESRKITWQELCDQVSILQQWLKHNGVDKGDVVAGYLPHMTETVIAMLATTSLGAIWTSTSPDFGVESVTERFGQVQPKILFCCNGYQFNGKTFHLEDKNRQLVEALPSIINTCQIDYLKSAPIEHCYSREPFSDWEAILASFLPRGIRYQRIGFNDPLFVLYSSGTTGKPKCIVHSVGGTVLNHLKEHQLHCDIQPKDRVFYYTTCGWMMWNWHVSTLASGATLVIFDGSPMYPNPNILWQLAEEAEVTLFGTSAKYLEALQKSNFKPCDSYDLASLRTLCSTGSVLYPQQFDFVYDNIKVDLHLASISGGTDICGCFVLGNPISPVYRGECQGAALGMDIAVYNEAGESITSQRGELVCLNSFPNQPLGFWHDDGERYHNAYWSKFDNTWHHGDDVEVTSTGGMIFYGRSDATLNPGGVRIGTAEIYQQVNQIPAVQDSIAVSRRVDGDEKVVLFVQLESDYVLDDELKNQIKQTLRVQCSPRHVPAEIYSLSEVPKTKSGKLVELAVKQVLHGDEVQNKGAIANPWVLDEVVQYQA from the coding sequence ATGTCTCAATCAGATACGCACTTGCCTTCCCCTGTTTGGGTACCAAGCCCAGACAGAATCGAATCATCCAATCTCAAGCAATTCATTAAACATGTTAATTTTCAGGGTGATAGTTTAGATAACTACGCAGAATTGCAACGTTGGTCTGTCGAAAATAAGAAAGATTTTTGGCTCGAAGTGTGGCAGTTTTGCGACGTCATTGGTTACAAGGGGGATTGCATCTTAGGCGAAGGATTGGCGAAATGGGGCACATTCACTCCCAGTAGAGATACGATCTGGTTTCCTCAATCTCAACTAAATTACGCTGAAAACCTCCTCGCTTATGCCTTCCAAGCACCGGAAGATATCGCAATTTGGTTTAAAAACGAGCAAGGCGAAAGTCGTAAAATCACTTGGCAAGAGCTGTGCGACCAGGTATCCATTCTGCAACAATGGTTGAAACACAACGGCGTAGATAAAGGCGATGTCGTCGCGGGCTATTTACCCCACATGACTGAAACTGTCATTGCCATGCTTGCCACAACCAGCTTAGGTGCAATTTGGACATCAACCTCACCTGATTTTGGTGTTGAAAGTGTGACTGAACGTTTTGGTCAAGTTCAGCCTAAGATTCTTTTTTGCTGTAACGGCTACCAATTCAATGGCAAAACCTTCCATCTTGAAGATAAAAACCGCCAACTTGTTGAAGCTCTTCCAAGTATTATCAATACCTGTCAGATCGATTATTTGAAATCTGCACCTATCGAACATTGCTATAGTCGTGAACCTTTTTCTGACTGGGAAGCGATTTTAGCTAGCTTCTTACCTCGTGGAATTCGCTATCAGCGCATTGGCTTCAATGATCCTCTATTTGTTCTCTACTCTTCAGGTACGACAGGAAAACCTAAATGTATTGTTCACTCAGTCGGAGGCACTGTTCTTAATCACCTAAAAGAACATCAGCTCCATTGTGATATTCAGCCTAAAGATCGCGTCTTCTACTACACCACATGTGGCTGGATGATGTGGAACTGGCACGTTTCTACGTTAGCGAGTGGCGCAACACTGGTGATTTTTGATGGCAGCCCAATGTACCCAAATCCCAACATCTTGTGGCAGCTCGCCGAAGAAGCGGAAGTGACTTTGTTTGGCACATCGGCTAAGTATCTTGAAGCGCTACAAAAAAGCAACTTTAAACCTTGTGACAGTTATGACTTAGCTTCACTTCGAACTTTATGCTCGACTGGTTCGGTACTCTACCCGCAGCAGTTTGATTTCGTTTATGACAACATCAAAGTTGACCTTCATTTGGCTTCTATTTCCGGGGGTACCGATATCTGTGGATGCTTTGTGCTCGGGAACCCCATTTCTCCGGTTTATAGAGGAGAGTGTCAAGGCGCGGCATTAGGAATGGATATTGCGGTATATAATGAAGCCGGAGAGTCAATCACCTCACAGCGCGGTGAACTAGTATGTTTGAACAGTTTTCCAAATCAACCGCTTGGCTTCTGGCATGACGATGGTGAACGCTACCATAACGCTTACTGGAGTAAATTTGATAATACTTGGCACCATGGCGACGATGTCGAAGTCACTTCAACCGGGGGTATGATTTTTTACGGCCGCAGTGACGCGACGCTAAACCCTGGTGGCGTTCGTATCGGAACAGCTGAAATCTATCAACAAGTCAATCAGATCCCGGCAGTACAGGACTCAATTGCCGTATCTCGACGCGTTGATGGGGACGAAAAAGTGGTTCTGTTTGTCCAACTAGAATCCGACTACGTACTTGATGACGAGCTAAAAAACCAGATCAAGCAGACTTTACGTGTCCAATGTTCACCAAGGCATGTACCTGCTGAGATCTACTCGCTCAGTGAAGTACCAAAAACCAAATCTGGTAAATTAGTGGAACTCGCAGTAAAGCAGGTCTTACATGGCGATGAAGTACAAAACAAAGGTGCGATCGCCAACCCTTGGGTATTGGACGAAGTGGTGCAGTACCAAGCATAA
- the phhA gene encoding phenylalanine 4-monooxygenase, with the protein MAQYHSKPVNEHGIVDWSPEEDAIWHDLVTRQLELVKQRACKEYLSGLELLNLPINKAPQLVDINKVLKSATGWQVEPVPALINFDRFFGLLAEKKFPVATFLRTREEFDYLQEPDFFHEIFGHCAMLTNPEFAQFTQTYGALGREASDKERVYLARLYWFTVEFGLVREGDSTKIYGGGILSSPGETIYALDDMRAQRVDFDIHTVLRTPYRIDIMQPEYFVLDNIEQLYKLSKMDLMFHVNQAMKVGLLPPLFEPKEVIHA; encoded by the coding sequence ATGGCACAGTATCATTCTAAACCAGTGAATGAACACGGGATTGTAGATTGGAGTCCAGAAGAAGATGCAATATGGCACGATTTAGTGACTCGCCAGTTAGAACTAGTTAAGCAAAGGGCTTGCAAAGAATATTTGTCAGGATTAGAGCTGCTAAATTTGCCGATTAATAAGGCTCCACAATTGGTTGATATCAATAAAGTCTTGAAGTCAGCAACGGGCTGGCAAGTGGAACCTGTGCCCGCTTTGATCAATTTTGATCGCTTCTTTGGCTTATTGGCAGAGAAAAAGTTTCCGGTGGCAACCTTCCTTCGTACAAGAGAAGAATTTGATTATCTACAAGAGCCAGACTTCTTTCACGAAATCTTTGGTCACTGCGCTATGTTGACCAATCCTGAGTTTGCACAATTTACCCAGACCTATGGTGCGTTAGGCCGTGAGGCGAGTGATAAGGAGAGAGTCTATTTAGCGCGTCTTTACTGGTTTACCGTTGAGTTTGGTTTAGTAAGAGAAGGCGACAGTACCAAGATCTATGGTGGCGGGATTCTCTCTTCACCGGGTGAGACCATTTATGCTCTTGATGACATGCGAGCCCAACGCGTGGACTTTGATATCCATACCGTACTCAGAACTCCATACCGCATTGATATAATGCAGCCAGAATATTTTGTCTTAGATAACATTGAACAGCTTTATAAGCTCAGCAAAATGGATTTAATGTTTCATGTAAATCAAGCAATGAAAGTTGGGCTATTACCCCCATTATTTGAACCAAAGGAAGTGATACATGCTTAA
- a CDS encoding putative bifunctional diguanylate cyclase/phosphodiesterase, with translation MKLALSLKTLALIWFIGLSAAVASYVTVHYYETQKLNGLLENQLNNRVQTLSQSLKAIETLLYSTRSFLANGNAPTPQQFESYFSDQVGINTMIHSIMWAPTVALDDVTDFERSAQQQGFLGYRLTPPISAHDDPIWFLNDSTLPIYFISSSFEGSDYLGVRLESDPTAVSAMSRSISGNRLGVVDYVEEGQLGARLILPKFGQDGALDGFVVANIILHELLGEIWHSEVNSNHTGISVFTKPNDIKIFESHINTKLEDDSFSTRIVSASRTVRIPLFNTKWQLSISNTDRSGSTALYGLTSVFLILLLTVSAAIAANFYATRLKVSDQVIEEKTRSLAQQAVRDNLTNLSNRTALSSEVDKQLSLLSSGQSKGFSILFIDLDRFKVINDSMGHLHGDKLLQKVASRLTQHCRSNDMSFRFGGDEFVICLPGLTSKDALSDICQRYSKVLSQPYNIDGQSCHIGTSIGISVVTNPTQTLASILREADTAMYKAKTSTHEKVVFFHEQMFNQAKKRFTLEQELTNALNLKQLSLVYQPIYSTMDDRVVGFESLLRWHHPEFGPISPVDFVPIAEETGLIVKIGDWIASECCKTLQRLWLKKQDESVPRININVSAKQFESEHIYHTLCRLLNEYDFPPHLIGIEITESMLLSDECSAHQLQRIKDLGVVLYLDDFGTGYSSLSVLNDYPVDIIKVDRSFVNRIAMGESNADSLCQAIINMAHIIDLEVVAEGVETSEQLAVLTQHKCNYIQGYLKSKPLSVCCLENVLENEAKLTA, from the coding sequence TTGAAACTTGCTCTGTCACTGAAAACCCTTGCCTTGATCTGGTTTATCGGCCTCTCAGCTGCGGTCGCGAGCTATGTCACTGTTCATTATTACGAGACTCAGAAGCTCAATGGCTTACTTGAGAACCAACTCAACAATAGAGTACAAACTTTATCTCAGTCACTAAAAGCAATAGAGACCCTGCTCTACTCCACCCGATCATTTCTGGCCAATGGCAACGCTCCAACGCCCCAACAATTCGAATCCTACTTTTCGGATCAGGTTGGAATAAACACCATGATTCATTCAATCATGTGGGCACCCACCGTTGCGCTTGATGATGTCACTGACTTCGAGCGCAGCGCTCAGCAGCAAGGCTTCTTAGGCTATCGCCTGACCCCTCCGATATCAGCTCACGACGACCCTATTTGGTTTTTAAATGATTCAACCTTACCCATCTATTTCATTTCATCCTCCTTTGAAGGCTCCGATTATTTAGGGGTTAGGTTAGAAAGTGATCCAACGGCGGTCAGTGCGATGTCGCGCTCGATCAGCGGAAATCGACTTGGGGTAGTCGACTATGTTGAGGAAGGACAATTGGGTGCTCGGCTAATTCTACCTAAGTTTGGGCAAGATGGCGCTCTCGATGGATTTGTGGTCGCCAACATCATTTTGCACGAGCTGCTTGGTGAAATCTGGCATTCCGAGGTCAACTCTAACCATACGGGTATCAGTGTATTTACTAAGCCAAATGATATTAAAATCTTTGAATCACACATCAACACCAAACTCGAAGACGACAGTTTTTCAACCCGCATCGTCTCAGCCAGCCGAACCGTACGAATTCCACTATTTAATACCAAGTGGCAATTATCTATCTCGAATACTGATCGCTCAGGGAGTACTGCATTATACGGTTTGACCTCTGTCTTTTTAATTTTATTGCTGACGGTGTCCGCCGCTATTGCAGCCAACTTTTATGCCACGCGACTTAAAGTGTCTGATCAAGTGATTGAGGAAAAGACGCGTTCACTAGCCCAGCAAGCGGTAAGAGATAACCTGACTAACCTAAGCAATCGTACCGCCCTTAGCTCTGAAGTCGATAAACAACTCTCACTATTATCAAGCGGTCAAAGCAAAGGCTTTTCTATTCTGTTTATCGACTTAGATCGCTTTAAAGTGATCAATGACTCGATGGGCCACCTGCACGGTGACAAGCTATTACAAAAAGTCGCCAGCCGTTTAACTCAACACTGCCGCAGTAACGATATGAGCTTTCGATTTGGTGGTGATGAGTTCGTCATCTGTCTTCCCGGACTGACTTCCAAAGATGCACTCAGCGATATTTGTCAGCGTTACTCCAAAGTACTCAGCCAACCCTATAATATCGACGGTCAATCTTGCCACATAGGCACCAGCATTGGGATTTCAGTTGTTACTAACCCGACACAAACCCTCGCAAGCATCTTACGCGAAGCGGACACTGCCATGTACAAGGCTAAGACATCAACTCATGAAAAAGTGGTGTTTTTTCATGAGCAAATGTTCAATCAAGCTAAAAAACGCTTTACTCTCGAACAAGAACTCACCAATGCTCTCAACCTAAAGCAGCTTTCCTTGGTCTATCAACCTATCTATTCCACGATGGACGACCGAGTTGTTGGTTTTGAATCACTGCTTCGATGGCATCATCCTGAGTTTGGGCCAATTTCACCTGTCGATTTTGTCCCAATCGCCGAAGAGACAGGACTGATTGTAAAAATTGGCGACTGGATAGCGTCAGAATGCTGCAAAACACTGCAACGCTTGTGGCTCAAAAAGCAAGATGAGTCAGTGCCAAGAATCAATATCAACGTCTCCGCTAAGCAGTTTGAATCTGAGCATATCTACCACACTCTCTGCCGCTTACTGAACGAGTATGACTTTCCTCCCCACTTGATTGGCATAGAAATTACCGAGTCGATGCTGTTAAGTGATGAATGCAGTGCTCATCAGTTGCAACGCATAAAAGATCTAGGCGTTGTCTTATACTTGGATGATTTTGGTACTGGCTACTCTTCTCTATCCGTCCTCAACGATTATCCTGTCGATATCATCAAAGTCGATAGAAGCTTTGTTAACCGAATTGCAATGGGAGAAAGTAATGCCGATAGCCTGTGCCAAGCAATCATCAATATGGCTCACATCATCGATTTAGAAGTGGTCGCAGAAGGCGTAGAGACATCAGAGCAACTTGCGGTTCTCACTCAACATAAGTGTAACTATATACAAGGCTACCTTAAGTCGAAACCGCTCAGCGTATGTTGCCTTGAAAACGTTCTAGAAAATGAAGCAAAGCTGACAGCTTAA
- a CDS encoding LysR family transcriptional regulator: MNLTQIEAFCTVADTGSVSEAARQLECNRTKLSMSIKALEKDLDVALFVRSGNNLVLSEAGKAIYKDSQNLLVTASRIRQTCAQVCGEFNAEIWIARDDSLPDELWQDLSHRLNNRFPATAFNIVLASSGDLTNLVATSQVDFAFGVDYERIDDPLITFQPLGKIRLMSVCRSSNPLAHLRRVSDDELRKAMQAVMVYLNEKDNPELQPFSLRHIGFSSFDYMLNTILEEDAWGVLPEPLIRHLLRKQDLAVIKHTYGLTQEDYCMFTSSGMAEHPGMSWLADKLNEYLFDF; encoded by the coding sequence ATGAACCTTACGCAAATCGAAGCCTTTTGTACTGTCGCTGATACAGGGTCAGTATCAGAAGCGGCGCGTCAACTTGAATGCAACCGCACTAAGTTAAGCATGTCGATCAAAGCATTAGAGAAAGATCTCGATGTTGCGCTGTTTGTACGTAGCGGAAACAATTTGGTGCTTTCTGAAGCAGGAAAGGCAATTTATAAAGATAGCCAGAACCTGTTGGTCACGGCCTCACGTATCCGACAAACCTGTGCTCAAGTCTGCGGTGAGTTTAACGCCGAAATATGGATTGCACGTGATGACTCGTTACCTGATGAGTTATGGCAAGATCTGTCTCATCGACTTAATAACCGTTTCCCTGCAACCGCATTCAACATCGTGCTGGCATCAAGTGGCGACTTAACCAACTTAGTTGCTACATCTCAGGTCGATTTCGCATTTGGTGTCGATTATGAGCGTATTGATGATCCTCTGATTACCTTCCAGCCCCTTGGTAAAATTCGTCTTATGTCAGTGTGTCGCTCAAGTAATCCACTCGCGCACCTAAGGCGTGTTTCAGATGACGAACTTCGTAAGGCGATGCAAGCTGTTATGGTCTATTTGAACGAGAAAGATAACCCTGAACTGCAGCCTTTCTCCCTAAGACACATCGGCTTCTCTAGCTTTGATTACATGCTCAACACCATTTTGGAAGAAGATGCTTGGGGTGTACTGCCAGAGCCTCTTATTCGACATTTGCTGAGGAAACAAGATCTTGCGGTGATCAAACATACCTATGGCTTAACCCAGGAAGATTACTGCATGTTTACTTCATCAGGGATGGCTGAACACCCTGGTATGTCGTGGCTTGCAGATAAACTCAATGAATATCTATTTGATTTCTAA